Proteins encoded in a region of the Zea mays cultivar B73 chromosome 4, Zm-B73-REFERENCE-NAM-5.0, whole genome shotgun sequence genome:
- the LOC100275361 gene encoding Dof zinc finger protein 4 (The RefSeq protein has 1 substitution, 3 non-frameshifting indels compared to this genomic sequence): protein MQEFQSIPGLAGRLFGGAAAAGLRRAQGQGLGALCGGGGSGGASPAAAVKCPRCESTNTKFCYYNNYNLSQPRHFCKGCRRYWTKGGVLRNVPVGGGCRKAKRSSAPSTPTSAVGDAKSPRRASASSPRGSISSGSGSASPTPNGFAFSSTADVVAPPPAPIFADQAAALASLFAPPPPLPAFSFVAAQAKEETSSTPAGFAAPYSSVSEDMAPFASLDAAGMFEIGEDASAAAAYWNAGSCWTDVPDPSMMMYLLP from the coding sequence ATGCAGGAGTTCCAATCCATCCCGGGGCTGGCGGGGCGGCTGTTCGGCGGGGCAGCGGCCGCCGGCCTCCGGCGCGCGCAGGGGCAGTGCGGCGGCGGGGGTGCCTCGGCCGCGGCGGCCGTGAAGTGCCCGCGGTGCGAGTCCACCAACACCAAGTTCTGCTACTACAACAACTACAACCTGTCGCAGCCGCGCCACTTCTGCAAGGGCTGCCGGCGGTACTGGACCAAGGGCGGCGTCCTGCGCAACGTGCCCGTGGGCGGGGGCTGCCGCAAGGCCAAGCGCTCGTCGGCGCCGTccacgcccacgcccacgcccacgTCGGCGGTGGGCGACGCCAAGAGCCCGCGCCGCGCCTCGGCGTCCTCGCCCCGCGGCTCCATcagcagcggcagcggcagcgcgAGCCCCACGCccaacggcttcgccttctcctccaCGGCCGACGTGGTGGCGCCGCCGCCGGCGCCGATATTCGCCGATCAGGCGGCGGCGCTGGCGTCTCTCTTCGCGCCTCCGCCGCCGCTCCCGGCGTTCAGCTTCGTGGCGGCGCAGGCTAAGGAGGAAACGTCCTCCACCCCCGCTGGCTTCGCGGCGCCGTACTCCTCAGTATCCGAGGACATGGCACCGTTCGCGTCCCTGGACGCCGCTGGGATGTTCGAGATCGGCGAGGACGCGTCGGCCGCGGCGGCGTACTGGAACGCCGGGAGCTGCTGGACGGACGTGCCGGACCCGAGCATGATGATGTACCTGCTACCCTAG